The Nitrospirota bacterium genome segment GGGGCGAGTCTGGCGCCAGCATGAGGCGGCACGTTCGAAAAGCACCCCACTTATGGGCGTCCGATTGATCGGAATATTAGAACTTATCACCTTAGTGATAGCAAAATGAACGCTGCTATGACACCGACAATGCCAAATTTAAAACCATAAATTAGTGAGCTGTATTTGGCACGGCACACACTGGATAACTCATATGTGTGCTTATATTTTGCGTCACATAGCTGACTCAGCTTTCGACTGAGTACGTCTTCGGAATACTCAGAGGAACTTTCATATTGACAAATAGCGTGGAAGAAAATGATGCCTCTTGAAGCTCCGCCTAAGCGCGGCATTACCGTTCCTATGCAAAACAAGCTCCCAACAATTAGGCAAGTTGTTGCAATGAAAGAAAGGATATGAATTAGACCCCATGAACTTGGATTAGAAATCCAATTGTTTGTGAGTCCAAGCGTATTCAGGTAGGCAAGAAAAGCCGCAGATCCAGCGAAGAAAAACGCGGCCTTTTGATCAGCTAGCCTAATGTAGTCGCGCACATACTGATGTGTTTCCTCCCCGAATTTAAGTTTTATCTCCAACTCCTTGTGGTCATGAGCACTGACTGTCGCGTCATGCTTAATTCCTTCTGTGCTTATTGATGCTGATCGGTCAACAGTAAGCGGGGCTGAATTGTCAACGTTTGGCGTTAACTCTGCGTCCGAAGATGACTGGTGACTTTCCGTTTGCATAGTGAGCCCCCTTATATAAAGTCTTTCCAGCGCCCTTTGTATTTATATAGCTTGTAGGGTGAACCGTCGTGCGTGTAAGTCCAACCAGTAGGCTCAGGCACAAGCTCCGTCCAGATGTTTCTCCAGGACTCTGGAAGTTGCTTCCTGGCAGATTCGCCTATGACAATGTCACCAGCGCTCGCGAATCGCATTACTTTTGACGCAAAGTTAGCGGTAGCTCCAATAGCAGCATTTGCGTTGAATCTCTTTGGCGCGCCAATTCTGGCTATCGTTACATTACCGTAGTCAATCGACACCCTGAGCTCGATCGGTTTCGTATTCGAGTTGTTTAGGATGGGGTTTATCAGGTGTTTTGTTGTCGCCAGCATCGTCAAAGCGCAGGCAACACTTCTTTTAGAGCCAGTCTCTGGTGGACTTCCTTCGTTATCGTTAAAGTAAATCAAAAGTCCGTCGCCTGTATTTTTCTCGACGTTTCCACCGTAATCTTCTGCGATTCGGATCATCTCTGTGAAAAATAGATTCAGGACGCGCAACATTAAGTCCTGCTCTGCCACAGTTTCCATTGGACGTGAAGAAAAACCGCAAATATCGATGAACATTACCGCCATCGATAACCGCCTACCATCCCCAATCGAAAGGTCGGTGTCTTCCGGTACGATGCGCCCATCACCGACTGGTGGACGTGCATTGATTTTGTCCCGCAGAGCCGCGATCCTCTTGCTCTGCGCTTCCCAATAGCTTTTTTCTATAGCGTCGTAATTCAAGGGTGCTCCCAGGAAGTTTAAGTAAGCCGCTCTTGTGTCATGCTGCCCGTGCCAACTTGAAGTTGTCGGACATTGTTTTGATTACCTCGTCAATCTTGCAATCGAAGGCCTGGTTCACTTCATCGTAAGTCCCGATAATGCTCTCATATATAGGGTTCTGGAAGATCGATTGCGCATCTACTGTGCCGTGTTCACTGAGTGTTGAAACGAACACATCCTTAATCAGCTCTAAGACGTGAACTTGGGCGTCGGTAAACTCGGCGGAGAGGATGTAATTCTCGTAGCCAGTCTGGACCCGCTGAAGCGGCGTCGGTATCCGGCGCTTGCCGAGGACGTGGAGAAAGAAGTCCCACACGGACCCGGCGGGATAGTCGTAGATGCGTTGGAGGTTGCCTTCGTCCAACCAGATTTCCGGTTTTGACACCCAATCTTCGACCGCCTCGACATCCTCAGCCGTCGGTTCGTAGTCCTCTCGTTCGTCTATCTTCTGCTTTAGCGACACGATGACCGGGTTGTCCGGGTTGCTGACGGCCGCTTCGA includes the following:
- a CDS encoding adenylate/guanylate cyclase domain-containing protein; the encoded protein is MNYDAIEKSYWEAQSKRIAALRDKINARPPVGDGRIVPEDTDLSIGDGRRLSMAVMFIDICGFSSRPMETVAEQDLMLRVLNLFFTEMIRIAEDYGGNVEKNTGDGLLIYFNDNEGSPPETGSKRSVACALTMLATTKHLINPILNNSNTKPIELRVSIDYGNVTIARIGAPKRFNANAAIGATANFASKVMRFASAGDIVIGESARKQLPESWRNIWTELVPEPTGWTYTHDGSPYKLYKYKGRWKDFI